DNA sequence from the Pyramidobacter porci genome:
AATCGTCGTCCTTTGTGTCGGCGCTTAGCCGTACAAAAAGAGTCTCCTGTCAGGAAAAAATTTCCCGCGAGAAGACTCTTTGTTGCAGGGATTGTGTGTAGTAGCAAAACACTGCAGAACGTTTTACTGAGCTCGCCGTGCGTTTTTCTTGGTTTGCGGTCTTGTTTATTGCGCTTGAACTAAAATTTTGTCTTCTGGCACTCTGCGAGGGAGAGAATCAGCAATGCGAGTTGCTTTTTGTAATGAGCCACGTTTACCGCTTCGTCGGCGGCGTGCGCTCCGCCGTGTCCCGGAGGAAACATACCAGCAGGTGTGACCGGCTCCGGTTCCAGGCGGAAGCCATAACCGAACCCGTTCGGAAGCATCCGAGCGTATGTGCCTCCTGCAATTGTAAAGGGGTGAGCGCTCTGCCCAGTGAACGTGTTGTAAGTATTCATCAGATTGACGAGCAATGGATGATCTTTCGGGGAATATCCGGGAGTTTTTCCCGAGAACCTGACAAGCTGCATATCGTGCTTCTGCAAGGTACGCGTGATTGCGCTGATCAAGGGATCATGCCGACCAAGAGCGATGGGATAGCGGATGTTGAATGTGACGCTGCAGAGTCGGTCTTCCATTGACAGCAAAGAAGCGACCGTCGTTAATTTCCCGCTGATTTCGTCCTGAGCCGCGATCTCCAGACCTTCACCGTAAATATTGCTGGAAAGTTGCGCGAAATCCCTAAATAGTTTTATCGTCCCGGGAGCGAGCGCATCGGCCAAACAGCGATGCAGCGATTCGCAGCCGGGAAGCGTGCCGCTAGCGGCCGCAAAAAGACGATATATGGCATTCTCGCTGTTTTCTGGATGCGCGGCGTGCTTAGACAACCCCTGCGTCTCGACGGCGATTTTCCCGGCGCCAGACGTGACTGCGAGCCAATCAGGGAGCGCTTCGGGAATCGGCGCGTGCGAAAGGGCACGAATTTCCATGCGCGCGCGTCCGGCAACCGAATTCTCGCTTTCGCCTCCGCTCAGACTCAACACGTTTTCACAAAGCGGCTTGCGGCCGCCGACGACAATGCTGAGAATACCCTTTTCTCCGTAACAGACGGGATAGCGAGAATCGAGCACAAGGTTCATCTTGGGAAAGGGGATATCGTGTTCTTTCAGCCAGAGGACGTCTGACATACCCTTTTCCTCTTCCAACCCCAAATATAAACTGATATGGTGTTTTTGCTCAATCCTTAAATCTTGCAGACATTTCAAGGCATAAAGAGCGGCGACGGCCGGACCTTTATCGTCTCTGACGCCGCGCCCGATGAGAAAACCTTTGTCGATGACGGGAGCAAATGGTTTGTATTTCCAATCGTGTCCCGCCGGAACGACATCCAAATGTCCCCAAATGCCGATGTCGGGCCGGCGGTTTGCATCCGACTGACGGGTGTCTACGCGAATAACGCGGTCATCGTAAGACGTGCAAGTATAACCAAAATCTTTTGCCAGTTGGCAGAATTCGCTCTGGACCTTACGACAGCCTTGTCCGTAAGGCTTGACGTCGCTTTCCGGTTCCGCGACGCTGTTGATGGAAACGAGACGTTTCACGCTGGCGATGATTCTCTCTTCGTATTGCTCAATCCACTTTTCTATGCTGTTGAAATAATATTGATTCATGGATATTCCTCTTCTGACAAACGCGGCAAGTACGCTGAGGCGCACTTGCCGCTGTTTTATGAAATGGCAGCATTAAGATAAATAAAAGCTCCGGGGCCAAGCGGGAGTTTCAAAAGCATCCAAACGACGAGCATTACAGTCCAAGATACCATGATGGCGATAGAGAACGGCAGCATGCAGGAAACAAGCGTTCCCAAGCCGCTGTCTTTATCATAGCGCTTCATGGCGTCAAGAATGATCGGTAGAGACGAAAGCACGGGGGCAATGATATTGGTGCTGCTGTCACCGATGCGGAAAGCGACTTGGGTTAGCTCGGGAGAGATGCCTAGCGTCATGAACATCGGAACGAAAACGGGGGCGAAAATGGCATATTTGGCCGATGCCGAAGCCATGAACAAGTTTGAGAACCCTGTGACCAGAATGAACACGATCATCAACGGAATAGCGCCTACGTTCAGCTGCTGTAGAAAATGCGCGCCGTTGATGGAGAGAATGCTGCCCAAGTTGCTGTATTTAAAGTAGTTCGTGAATTGAGAGGCGGCGAACGACACGCAGATAAATCCCGCAAGAACTCGGATAGAGGCGCTGAAGCCGTTGTAAACGTCCCTGCTTGTCTTGAATTTGCCGGAAATTTTCCCGTAAACAAAGCCCGGAACGAAGAACAGAATCGTCAGCAACGGCACGATAGAGTCAAGAAGGAGCGATCCTTTGATCAGGCTGCCTGTCTTGGGGTTCCTCAGCCAGGACGTCTGCGGAATGCAGGAGACAGCAAGAAACAGAATCATACCTAAGAACACGTAATTGGCGATCTTCAGCGCTTTTTCATCGTTATCGCCAATGTTGTCACTGGGGACGCTAAGGGAAGGATCTATATTGGGCTTATATTCTCCAAGTCTGGGAATGATCACCTTTTCGGTGATAAACGTACCGACAATGACAAGAAGAAATACTGAGGTTGCCATGAAGTAATAATTACTTGACGGGAGCACCGAATGGTTCGGATTGATGATTTTGGCCGCGATGTCGGAGTAGCCGCTGAGCACGGCGTCGTTCGAGCTAATCATGAGGTTGGCGGCGAATCCTCCCGAAACTCCGGCGAAACCGGCGGCAATTCCCGCTAAAGGATGCTTGTTGCAGGCTTTGAAAATCATACCGGCCAAAGGCACAAACAGCACGTATCCCGCGTTTTCGGCCAGATTGCTCATAACCCCGATAAAAACGACCATGGGCGTTACAAGCTTATGCGGGGTGATCTGAACGGCTTTGCGAATAAGCCCGTTGAGCCAGCCGGAGTATTCTGCGATGCCGATGCCGAACATCATGGTGAGCATCATTCCCAAGGAAGGATAGCTCATAAAATTTTTGGTCAGATTGCCGATCATATAGCGCAGTCCATTTATGCTACACAGATTGACAATGTTGATCGTTGTCGCTTCGATTTTCTGTGTAGCCTTATTGAAAATTTCGCCCGTCGCGCTCCAGCCCCAAACCGAACCAATTCCCGAAATGACAACGACAAGCAGCGTTAAAAACGCGAAAATAATCATCGGCGGGGGCATGCGGTTGCCGACAACCTCGATCTTGTCCAAGAACCGTAACGTCAAGGACTTCCTTGTTGTCTTGCCTTCCATATGAATCCTCCTCTGAATTTTTTCGGCTGGGAGCAAATTTCCAGACCGAAAGGAATGATTGGAACCGTTGCCGAAGAGCATGAATTGATAAAGCGTTAGAATACTTAATGCCAATGCTGTCGCAAAAGATCTGTTCCCTAATCTGATACTTTGCAATATTATATTGATGTGGTATACCAATGTCAATAGTGAGTATACCGATTTTATTGAAAAAATGATTGCGGGATGTTTCGATGATATGAGGCGCGTGTCAATAGCCAGTAAAAAAGTCAGCATAACTGCTCATGGCAATCCGTTTGCCCTTATAAACAGCCCACATCTCTCCCGTCAACGTTTCGCGCACCTCAACCGTCGTGTTGGCCATCCCGAGACAATCGTCCGCTGCCGGAACATACCGCCGGCTTCCATAGGAGATCATGCCGCCGTGATCCGTCCTGCGGAAACCCCGCCGCGCAAAGAGAAAATTCCAATCTGTACATTGGTCAATGATGTGAGACCGAATCAGCGCAAAAATAAAAGCTCAGAAGTTGTCCTTATTTGTAAGTCGTTCACGGCTGTGTGGACTTGCTGAAATGCTGCCGCATCTGGAGAGGAGACCGCCACCCCAGCACTGCCATCGGGATGCTGTTAGACCTGCGAAGGTAGTGCTCCATCTGGGTCTGCAGGTCAAGATAAGAGTAAAAGCTCAT
Encoded proteins:
- a CDS encoding Sapep family Mn(2+)-dependent dipeptidase: MNQYYFNSIEKWIEQYEERIIASVKRLVSINSVAEPESDVKPYGQGCRKVQSEFCQLAKDFGYTCTSYDDRVIRVDTRQSDANRRPDIGIWGHLDVVPAGHDWKYKPFAPVIDKGFLIGRGVRDDKGPAVAALYALKCLQDLRIEQKHHISLYLGLEEEKGMSDVLWLKEHDIPFPKMNLVLDSRYPVCYGEKGILSIVVGGRKPLCENVLSLSGGESENSVAGRARMEIRALSHAPIPEALPDWLAVTSGAGKIAVETQGLSKHAAHPENSENAIYRLFAAASGTLPGCESLHRCLADALAPGTIKLFRDFAQLSSNIYGEGLEIAAQDEISGKLTTVASLLSMEDRLCSVTFNIRYPIALGRHDPLISAITRTLQKHDMQLVRFSGKTPGYSPKDHPLLVNLMNTYNTFTGQSAHPFTIAGGTYARMLPNGFGYGFRLEPEPVTPAGMFPPGHGGAHAADEAVNVAHYKKQLALLILSLAECQKTKF
- a CDS encoding AbgT family transporter; protein product: MEGKTTRKSLTLRFLDKIEVVGNRMPPPMIIFAFLTLLVVVISGIGSVWGWSATGEIFNKATQKIEATTINIVNLCSINGLRYMIGNLTKNFMSYPSLGMMLTMMFGIGIAEYSGWLNGLIRKAVQITPHKLVTPMVVFIGVMSNLAENAGYVLFVPLAGMIFKACNKHPLAGIAAGFAGVSGGFAANLMISSNDAVLSGYSDIAAKIINPNHSVLPSSNYYFMATSVFLLVIVGTFITEKVIIPRLGEYKPNIDPSLSVPSDNIGDNDEKALKIANYVFLGMILFLAVSCIPQTSWLRNPKTGSLIKGSLLLDSIVPLLTILFFVPGFVYGKISGKFKTSRDVYNGFSASIRVLAGFICVSFAASQFTNYFKYSNLGSILSINGAHFLQQLNVGAIPLMIVFILVTGFSNLFMASASAKYAIFAPVFVPMFMTLGISPELTQVAFRIGDSSTNIIAPVLSSLPIILDAMKRYDKDSGLGTLVSCMLPFSIAIMVSWTVMLVVWMLLKLPLGPGAFIYLNAAIS